A genomic window from Luteolibacter sp. LG18 includes:
- a CDS encoding SUMF1/EgtB/PvdO family nonheme iron enzyme yields the protein MPRPALFRPFVSAATLFACAGLSQAAQLKGYWEFASPASGGNFSGVTVGGAAAPNLVIEGTAPTYSATLADDATPTPVTTLNGVVTTVAGAANRLKLTHGITPNGGSTTVVNKYTLMFDVFSPSASRGTWRSFYQTNPVNNDDAEFFIKNASTAETLGIAEIGYSGAMSAGKWHRVVISVDLGTSIVSYVDGALFKTHSAGTLNGHFALQSSILLFGDNNGENNPLNVGAVAIWDGAMTAAEATALGKAGVAVSTVPPVNHAPVIAQGATTSLDAVKDGAAVATTFNGSDSDGDAITWSVTTPASHGAVQLTGSNATCPLSYTPAAGYSGTDSFVIRASDGTDSSSTTVYVVVTESSATPRLTGLWEFNNAANRNQATIGFDLEPIGSGFSTVTGIDGADGAVQVAVGSYYKVTHGVQPNGGATAKRANQYSLVWDIKIPTASASIYKNLLQTTLGNNDDGDLFINTTNNIGVNAGLGGYSASAISTNAWHRVVLTVNNGTGRNVWVDGVKVLSGSVGALDETRYGLLGQILAFADDDGEDGAIAVSSMASFNGVLSDNQIALLAGAGTPMDVALPPKPAPYALWQFDEPTRPEAPTVGSSRLVRNGAMFSQVAGRAAGDGAIEIGAGSHYLVPHGVAANGGGSKVNEYSILWDVKYSNAGTTKSLYQTTLANSDDAELTVDATGKVGHAGLGGISSQSTSASTWCRVVMVVKNGTDRSLYVNGSLWVDGNAGVVDDSYALDPAGFLAFADDNGGDDTIDVTTLAVWGRALTPGEVLVLGDASVAAADGVTPVSPNHVPVITEGETYTLNATKNGGAVAATVHATDADGEALSWMVSTPATSGTVNVAGANTSAGVSYTPANGFSGLDSFVVRVSDGWSTDTITFNVTVTNPFADPVLTIMSAHGTPAPAVGTYPNARGTVLNNSVSDEATATSRYHCIGWSMVGDGPHSGTASSMSMTLTRDSTLTWLWQTEYRVELAISGSGTISASSGWYEANRPVQITATPAAGYYFAGWSGDTTGCTMGGKSIVVPVSRAHATITANFAAVENFTVVGLPDTQNYCNAANASLGIYDKQTQWVIDNKETLNIKFLTHLGDIVDSATNTGQWNIATAAMGKLDTKLPYGVCTGNHDLANGSTHYLDRFGPTHPRWVDPATSQVYNWYQGASPRGYSSFQVITVNGRDYMFLHIDCDCPDSDMAWAATVLSQHPRTVTFLTTHDYLAETGASSSSGSGTGQRGRVNWPTGYISVGPDRNPVTDIWNTLVRPFNQVYMVICGHNFAQYNVDDTNAAGKTVHQVIADYQTLPNGGNGFLRIMEFRPAQNQIYNTTYSPHLGRYMSNTGSPSAQLTSDNTGMLDLTDKNGGEFLLTTDFDTRFNHNLTIVSAQPTVSPAVGTVSIEEGTPVVASAADNVIGTTRYKCTGWTLTGGQTGAGSGKTASFTMGGDATLTWNWATEYYLDTQATGRGIVSVNSGYQSAGASVTILAQPDGGASFLRWSGDIAGCTVDGTSITVPMTRGRGPVTAEFTPLVPTYNVVVVSSYPSVTPTPASYPFEQGTTASFSAQDYTDGNVRHVCTGWATTGGVTQSGSGKSTQITVTGDFTFTWQWKTQYLLQTGVNGSGTVTGNGSWIDEGTGVQVTANAGSGAGFTVWSGDTAAGTSAGNVFTIASMSRPVGPLIANFATGYHTLTVVSDQVNTIPVPGSYSFPHGSQVNFSAQPVENGRSRFVPTGWTLGNGTSGESTSGSFTINADTTLTWSWSPQVVLEIAGGSEGSILPTNAGGWHTLGTTVTLHAQPASDFGFAAWRGDVNGAPVSPDLTLTLDQPRTIAADFKAVAAPGGTPKWWLERHGKVTGGNLAAAEQADADGDGKTAAEEFVAGMDDLDAARTFGVTGLQKTAANKLALSWPGAAGRSYGIWSSPDLQTPFTLVRDGIPATEPLTTADVTLTGGAKAFYKVKADLLPGSTLDPDSLATSVAPKPGSLVRVMKFIPAGAFTMGDDNGGEQSAMPAHPVQVSAFYMDKFEVTLGDWKTVATWALAHGYDIPLNLTFNPPLDHPAPAVSWYDAVKWCNARSEMEGRVPAYYTDTTTTTVYRTGTVDLVSANVNWAGNGYRLPTEAEWERASRGGLEGKTYSWGNEPLNGRTNGWQYQQAIDHTEAPYPLSTPVGYFDGHQAVPGPDMANGFGLYDMSGNVWEWCWDRYSDYEKPKLFDPKGPDTGGTRLTRGGSWWNNEADMTNAHRYPFPPVGETIYGQIGFRTIRAAAPNEIPH from the coding sequence ATGCCTCGCCCCGCTTTGTTCCGTCCGTTCGTCTCCGCCGCCACGCTGTTCGCGTGCGCCGGTCTCTCCCAAGCCGCCCAGTTGAAGGGCTATTGGGAATTCGCCAGCCCGGCCTCGGGCGGTAACTTCTCCGGTGTGACGGTGGGTGGTGCCGCCGCTCCGAATCTGGTGATCGAGGGCACGGCTCCCACTTACAGTGCCACATTGGCAGATGACGCGACACCCACGCCGGTGACGACGCTCAATGGCGTGGTCACCACGGTGGCTGGAGCGGCCAACCGGCTCAAGCTCACCCACGGCATCACGCCGAACGGCGGCAGCACGACGGTGGTGAACAAATACACGCTGATGTTCGACGTGTTCTCGCCGAGCGCGAGCCGCGGCACGTGGCGCAGCTTTTACCAGACGAACCCGGTCAACAACGACGACGCGGAGTTCTTCATCAAGAACGCCAGCACCGCGGAAACCCTCGGCATCGCCGAGATCGGTTACTCCGGCGCGATGTCGGCCGGGAAGTGGCACCGCGTGGTGATCTCGGTGGACCTCGGGACGAGCATCGTGAGCTACGTGGATGGAGCCCTCTTCAAGACCCACAGCGCGGGAACCTTGAACGGGCACTTCGCGCTCCAGTCGTCGATCCTGCTCTTCGGGGACAACAACGGGGAAAACAACCCGCTCAACGTCGGGGCCGTCGCGATCTGGGACGGGGCGATGACCGCCGCCGAGGCCACCGCGCTGGGCAAGGCCGGGGTGGCGGTTTCGACCGTGCCGCCGGTGAACCATGCGCCGGTGATCGCGCAGGGTGCCACCACTTCGCTGGATGCCGTCAAGGACGGGGCAGCGGTCGCCACGACGTTCAACGGCAGCGATTCGGATGGCGATGCGATCACCTGGAGCGTCACCACGCCTGCGTCGCACGGCGCGGTCCAACTCACCGGCAGCAACGCGACCTGTCCGCTTTCCTACACGCCGGCGGCAGGCTATTCCGGCACGGATTCGTTTGTGATCCGGGCCAGCGACGGCACCGATAGTAGTTCCACTACCGTCTACGTGGTGGTCACGGAATCCTCCGCCACGCCGCGGTTGACCGGTTTGTGGGAGTTCAACAACGCGGCCAACCGCAACCAAGCGACCATCGGTTTCGACCTGGAGCCGATCGGCAGCGGATTCAGCACGGTGACCGGCATCGATGGCGCGGACGGCGCGGTGCAGGTGGCCGTGGGCAGCTATTACAAGGTCACGCACGGCGTGCAGCCGAACGGCGGTGCCACGGCCAAGCGTGCGAACCAGTATTCGCTGGTGTGGGACATCAAGATCCCCACCGCCAGCGCGTCGATCTACAAGAACCTCCTCCAGACGACGCTCGGCAACAACGACGACGGCGACCTGTTCATCAACACGACCAACAACATCGGGGTGAATGCCGGACTCGGCGGCTATTCCGCGTCCGCCATTTCCACCAATGCCTGGCACCGCGTGGTGCTCACGGTGAACAACGGCACGGGCCGCAACGTGTGGGTGGATGGTGTGAAGGTGCTCAGCGGTTCGGTGGGGGCGCTCGATGAAACCCGCTACGGCTTGCTGGGCCAGATACTGGCCTTCGCCGACGATGATGGGGAAGACGGCGCGATCGCGGTTTCGTCCATGGCGTCGTTCAATGGCGTGCTGTCGGACAACCAGATCGCGCTGCTGGCGGGCGCGGGCACCCCGATGGATGTGGCGCTGCCGCCGAAGCCGGCTCCATACGCGCTGTGGCAGTTCGATGAGCCGACCCGCCCGGAGGCTCCGACGGTGGGAAGCAGCCGCCTTGTTCGCAACGGCGCGATGTTCAGCCAGGTGGCCGGTCGGGCCGCGGGCGATGGCGCCATCGAGATCGGCGCGGGCAGCCACTATCTCGTGCCGCACGGCGTCGCGGCCAATGGCGGCGGCAGCAAGGTGAACGAGTATTCCATCCTGTGGGATGTGAAGTATTCGAACGCGGGAACCACCAAATCGCTTTATCAAACCACGCTCGCGAACAGCGACGACGCCGAGTTGACGGTGGATGCCACCGGCAAGGTGGGCCACGCCGGATTGGGGGGGATATCCTCGCAGTCGACCTCCGCAAGCACGTGGTGCCGCGTGGTGATGGTGGTGAAGAACGGCACGGACCGCAGCCTCTACGTGAATGGCTCGCTGTGGGTTGACGGCAATGCGGGCGTGGTGGATGACAGCTACGCGCTCGATCCAGCGGGCTTCTTGGCTTTCGCCGATGACAATGGCGGCGACGACACCATCGATGTCACCACGCTCGCCGTGTGGGGCCGCGCGCTGACGCCCGGCGAGGTGCTGGTGCTGGGCGATGCCTCCGTGGCCGCCGCCGACGGCGTCACGCCGGTGAGTCCGAACCATGTGCCGGTCATCACCGAGGGCGAAACCTACACGCTCAACGCCACCAAGAATGGCGGCGCGGTCGCGGCCACTGTTCACGCGACGGATGCGGACGGCGAGGCTCTTTCCTGGATGGTTTCAACCCCGGCCACCAGCGGCACGGTCAATGTTGCCGGTGCCAACACTTCCGCCGGGGTGAGCTACACGCCCGCGAATGGGTTCTCCGGGTTGGACTCGTTCGTGGTCCGGGTGTCGGACGGTTGGTCCACCGACACGATCACGTTCAATGTGACCGTCACCAATCCCTTCGCCGATCCGGTGCTGACGATCATGTCGGCCCACGGCACGCCCGCGCCAGCGGTTGGCACTTATCCGAATGCCCGCGGCACGGTGTTGAACAACAGCGTGAGCGACGAGGCCACCGCGACGTCCCGTTACCACTGCATCGGCTGGTCGATGGTGGGGGATGGCCCGCACAGCGGCACCGCCTCCTCGATGTCGATGACGCTGACCCGCGATTCCACGCTCACGTGGCTGTGGCAGACCGAATATCGTGTCGAGCTCGCGATCAGTGGTTCCGGCACCATCAGCGCGTCGAGCGGCTGGTATGAGGCGAACCGTCCGGTCCAGATCACCGCCACCCCGGCGGCAGGTTACTATTTCGCCGGTTGGAGCGGTGACACCACCGGCTGCACGATGGGAGGAAAGAGCATCGTGGTCCCGGTGAGCCGCGCCCACGCGACCATCACCGCGAACTTCGCCGCGGTGGAGAATTTCACCGTCGTCGGCCTGCCGGACACGCAGAACTACTGCAACGCGGCGAACGCCTCGCTCGGCATTTACGACAAGCAGACGCAGTGGGTGATCGACAACAAGGAGACGCTCAACATCAAGTTCCTCACCCACCTCGGCGACATCGTCGACAGCGCCACCAACACCGGCCAGTGGAACATCGCCACCGCCGCCATGGGCAAGCTGGACACGAAGCTTCCGTATGGCGTCTGCACCGGCAACCACGACCTCGCCAACGGCTCCACCCACTACCTCGACCGCTTCGGGCCCACCCATCCGCGCTGGGTCGATCCCGCGACCAGCCAGGTTTACAACTGGTATCAGGGGGCCTCGCCGCGCGGCTACAGCTCGTTCCAGGTGATCACGGTGAACGGCCGGGACTACATGTTCCTCCACATCGACTGCGATTGCCCGGACTCCGACATGGCCTGGGCCGCCACCGTGCTCAGCCAGCACCCGCGCACCGTGACCTTCCTCACCACCCACGACTACCTCGCGGAAACGGGGGCCTCCAGTTCCTCCGGCAGCGGCACCGGCCAGCGTGGCCGCGTGAACTGGCCGACCGGCTACATCAGCGTCGGTCCGGACCGCAATCCCGTCACCGACATCTGGAACACCCTGGTGAGGCCGTTCAACCAGGTCTACATGGTGATCTGCGGCCACAATTTCGCGCAGTACAACGTCGATGACACCAACGCGGCGGGCAAGACGGTCCACCAGGTCATCGCCGACTACCAGACGCTGCCGAACGGCGGCAACGGCTTCCTGCGCATCATGGAATTCCGCCCGGCGCAGAACCAGATCTACAACACAACCTACTCGCCGCATCTCGGGCGTTACATGTCGAACACCGGCAGCCCGTCCGCGCAGCTCACGTCCGACAACACCGGCATGCTCGACCTCACCGACAAGAACGGCGGCGAGTTCCTGCTGACCACCGACTTCGACACCCGCTTCAACCACAATCTCACGATCGTTTCGGCGCAGCCGACCGTTTCGCCCGCCGTCGGCACGGTGAGCATCGAGGAGGGCACACCGGTGGTGGCCAGCGCGGCCGACAACGTCATTGGCACCACGCGCTACAAGTGCACCGGCTGGACGCTCACCGGCGGCCAAACCGGAGCGGGCTCGGGCAAGACGGCGTCCTTCACCATGGGCGGCGACGCCACGCTCACGTGGAACTGGGCGACCGAATACTATCTCGATACCCAGGCGACCGGCCGCGGCATCGTCAGTGTGAACAGCGGCTACCAGTCCGCGGGGGCATCCGTGACCATCCTCGCCCAGCCGGACGGCGGTGCCTCGTTCCTGCGCTGGAGCGGGGACATCGCGGGTTGCACCGTGGATGGCACCTCGATCACCGTGCCGATGACGCGCGGCCGCGGTCCGGTGACGGCGGAGTTCACCCCGCTGGTGCCGACCTACAACGTGGTGGTCGTTTCGAGCTACCCAAGCGTGACGCCGACACCGGCCAGCTATCCCTTCGAGCAGGGCACCACCGCCAGCTTCTCCGCGCAGGACTACACCGATGGCAATGTCCGCCATGTCTGCACCGGTTGGGCCACCACCGGCGGCGTGACCCAATCCGGCAGCGGCAAGAGCACGCAAATCACGGTGACCGGGGACTTCACCTTCACCTGGCAGTGGAAGACGCAGTATCTCCTTCAGACCGGAGTAAACGGCTCCGGCACGGTGACTGGCAATGGCTCGTGGATCGATGAGGGCACCGGCGTGCAGGTCACGGCGAACGCGGGTTCCGGCGCAGGCTTCACCGTTTGGAGTGGTGACACCGCCGCGGGCACGAGTGCCGGGAATGTCTTCACGATTGCCAGCATGAGCCGTCCGGTCGGTCCGCTCATCGCGAATTTCGCCACGGGTTATCACACGCTCACGGTGGTGTCGGATCAGGTGAACACGATCCCGGTGCCGGGCTCGTATTCCTTCCCGCATGGCTCGCAGGTCAACTTCTCCGCCCAGCCGGTGGAGAACGGTCGCAGTCGTTTCGTGCCTACCGGGTGGACGCTGGGCAATGGCACTTCCGGGGAGTCCACATCGGGCAGCTTCACGATCAATGCCGACACCACGCTCACGTGGAGCTGGAGCCCGCAGGTGGTGCTGGAGATCGCCGGTGGCTCGGAAGGTTCGATCCTGCCGACCAATGCGGGCGGCTGGCACACGCTCGGCACCACGGTTACATTGCATGCGCAACCGGCGTCCGACTTCGGGTTCGCCGCGTGGCGCGGGGATGTGAATGGTGCACCGGTTTCGCCGGACCTCACGCTTACGCTCGACCAGCCGCGCACAATCGCCGCGGACTTCAAGGCGGTGGCCGCTCCCGGAGGCACGCCGAAATGGTGGCTGGAGCGCCATGGCAAGGTGACCGGCGGCAACCTCGCCGCGGCGGAGCAGGCCGATGCCGATGGTGACGGCAAGACCGCCGCCGAGGAGTTCGTCGCGGGCATGGACGATCTCGATGCCGCGAGAACGTTCGGCGTGACCGGCCTTCAGAAAACCGCGGCGAACAAGCTGGCCCTGAGTTGGCCGGGCGCGGCGGGCCGCAGCTACGGCATCTGGTCATCTCCCGACCTGCAAACGCCGTTCACGCTGGTGCGGGATGGCATCCCGGCGACCGAACCGTTGACCACCGCCGATGTCACCCTGACGGGTGGCGCCAAGGCGTTCTACAAGGTGAAGGCGGATCTGCTTCCCGGCTCCACTTTGGATCCTGATTCGCTGGCCACCTCCGTCGCGCCCAAACCCGGCAGCCTGGTGCGCGTGATGAAGTTCATCCCCGCCGGCGCCTTCACGATGGGTGATGACAACGGCGGCGAGCAATCGGCGATGCCGGCCCACCCGGTGCAGGTGTCCGCGTTCTACATGGACAAGTTCGAGGTGACGCTCGGCGATTGGAAAACGGTCGCGACCTGGGCGCTGGCGCACGGTTACGACATTCCGCTCAATCTCACCTTCAATCCGCCGCTCGATCATCCGGCCCCGGCGGTGTCGTGGTATGATGCGGTGAAGTGGTGCAACGCCCGCTCCGAGATGGAGGGCCGCGTGCCCGCCTACTACACCGATACGACCACCACCACCGTCTATCGCACGGGCACGGTCGATCTGGTTTCCGCCAACGTGAACTGGGCGGGCAACGGCTACCGCCTGCCGACCGAGGCCGAGTGGGAGCGCGCGTCCCGCGGTGGCCTGGAAGGGAAGACCTACAGTTGGGGCAACGAGCCGCTCAATGGCCGCACCAATGGCTGGCAATACCAGCAGGCCATCGATCACACCGAGGCACCCTATCCGCTCAGCACGCCGGTCGGTTACTTCGATGGTCACCAGGCCGTGCCGGGGCCCGACATGGCGAATGGCTTCGGGCTCTACGACATGTCCGGCAACGTCTGGGAATGGTGCTGGGACCGCTACTCGGACTACGAGAAGCCGAAGCTCTTCGATCCGAAGGGGCCGGACACCGGCGGCACCCGCCTGACCCGTGGTGGGAGCTGGTGGAACAACGAGGCGGACATGACCAACGCACACCGCTATCCATTCCCTCCGGTCGGGGAGACGATCTACGGCCAGATCGGTTTCCGCACCATCCGTGCCGCCGCGCCGAACGAGATCCCGCATTGA
- a CDS encoding peptidylprolyl isomerase gives MSVDPPPAPARRGVPALLKEPLLHFLIAAALLLVAWHFFAKPEVKLSPQLISGMVKEYESALGRAATPDEVKKITDEYIESEILYREALRTGLIQDNRVRGLLVQTMRTSLRPIVPPPTEADLVALRNQTPEIYRYPAKVGFEHVSFSDAKAVPEGLLEKLRAGTPPQGLGDPTVRLANPLPPTFSTQLNHLFGQAFTETLLKCEKGVWSGPFTSNRGVHFVKVLSSEPEQDMPMAELRPTLTGKWTGLKEAEGISRKVEEMKKSYRVVLPPVTPVKP, from the coding sequence ATGTCCGTTGATCCGCCTCCAGCCCCGGCCCGCCGGGGGGTGCCCGCCTTGTTGAAGGAGCCGCTGCTGCATTTCCTGATCGCCGCCGCGCTGCTGCTGGTGGCGTGGCATTTCTTCGCCAAGCCGGAGGTGAAGCTGTCGCCTCAGCTCATCAGCGGGATGGTGAAGGAATACGAAAGCGCCCTCGGTCGTGCCGCCACTCCGGACGAGGTGAAGAAGATCACCGACGAGTACATCGAAAGCGAAATCCTCTACCGCGAGGCGCTACGGACCGGCTTGATTCAGGACAACCGGGTGCGCGGGCTGTTGGTGCAGACCATGCGCACTTCTCTGCGGCCGATCGTGCCGCCGCCGACCGAGGCAGACCTCGTGGCGCTGCGGAACCAGACGCCGGAGATCTACCGTTACCCGGCGAAAGTGGGCTTCGAGCACGTTTCGTTCTCAGACGCCAAGGCGGTGCCGGAAGGTCTGCTGGAGAAACTCCGCGCCGGAACGCCGCCGCAGGGTCTCGGCGATCCCACGGTCCGCCTCGCGAATCCCTTGCCTCCCACCTTCAGCACCCAGCTCAACCACCTCTTCGGCCAGGCGTTCACCGAGACCCTCTTGAAGTGCGAGAAGGGCGTGTGGTCCGGTCCGTTCACGTCGAACCGCGGCGTCCACTTCGTAAAGGTCCTGTCGTCCGAGCCGGAGCAAGACATGCCGATGGCCGAGCTGCGGCCGACTCTCACCGGCAAGTGGACCGGCCTCAAGGAGGCCGAGGGTATTTCCCGGAAGGTCGAGGAAATGAAGAAATCCTACAGAGTGGTGCTGCCGCCCGTCACCCCGGTGAAGCCATGA
- a CDS encoding HupE/UreJ family protein has protein sequence MNPGRWILLVLLCLMVPLRAHQLGVDTVNLEEFEGNQYRLSYLASPGSAEAQGRPILPPGSQWNEESEGAASGAIGLNFTSGDRPLSSEDKILLPWKRNGVLFTVYWKNGTQARQFFTSGGEGILIDMGMLKAGSGNSFQTAKRYVVLGIGHILRGFDHLLFVLGLLLLVKGRKRLVMTITAFTVAHSITLAMSVLGQLQLPTLLVDTIVALSIVFLAVENVHAWRGKKTLAANYPWLVSFGFGLVHGLGFAGALNSLGLPTAEIPAALLFFNCGVEIGQLVFVVGWLALAGAVRALQIDVPRRAVLGSIYALGIVSACWFLDRTLEMFR, from the coding sequence ATGAACCCGGGCCGTTGGATACTACTCGTCCTGCTGTGCCTGATGGTGCCGCTCCGCGCCCATCAGCTCGGCGTGGACACGGTGAACCTCGAGGAGTTCGAGGGGAACCAGTACCGCCTTTCCTATCTGGCGTCTCCCGGCAGTGCGGAGGCGCAGGGCCGTCCGATCCTGCCGCCGGGCAGCCAGTGGAACGAGGAATCGGAAGGCGCGGCCTCTGGGGCGATTGGCCTGAACTTTACCTCGGGCGACCGGCCGTTGTCATCGGAGGACAAGATCCTGCTGCCATGGAAGCGCAATGGCGTGCTGTTCACGGTGTATTGGAAGAACGGCACACAGGCGCGGCAGTTCTTCACCAGCGGTGGGGAAGGCATCCTCATCGACATGGGCATGCTGAAAGCGGGCTCGGGCAATTCATTCCAGACAGCGAAGCGTTACGTGGTACTCGGCATCGGGCACATCCTCCGCGGGTTCGACCACCTGCTGTTCGTGCTCGGCTTGTTGCTGCTGGTGAAAGGGCGGAAGCGGCTGGTGATGACGATCACCGCCTTCACGGTGGCGCACAGCATCACGCTGGCGATGTCGGTGCTGGGGCAGTTGCAGTTGCCGACGCTGCTGGTCGACACGATCGTGGCCTTGAGCATCGTCTTCCTCGCGGTGGAGAACGTACACGCGTGGCGCGGGAAGAAGACGCTCGCGGCGAACTACCCGTGGCTGGTGTCGTTCGGCTTCGGTCTGGTGCATGGCCTCGGTTTCGCGGGTGCGCTCAATTCACTGGGGCTGCCCACGGCGGAGATCCCGGCGGCGCTGTTGTTCTTCAACTGCGGCGTGGAAATCGGTCAGCTCGTGTTCGTGGTCGGGTGGCTGGCATTGGCCGGAGCGGTCCGGGCGTTGCAGATCGACGTGCCGCGGCGCGCGGTGTTGGGATCGATCTACGCCTTGGGCATCGTCTCCGCGTGCTGGTTCCTGGATCGCACGCTGGAGATGTTTCGGTAG
- a CDS encoding response regulator transcription factor: protein MNTATIPITVALVEDDPRIRRSLTTILAQEEDIRCVGAFPSAEEALMELPSLKPKVLLMDVNLPGMTGVDCVRQLSGKVPGTQILMLTVHEDADVIFNSLAAGASGYLLKPPRASELIAAVRDVFTGGAPMTSLIARKVVQSFNHHAPAANEAEGLSPRETEVLDRLAKGFAYKEIAADLGISYSTVQTHIERIYEKLHVHSRSHAVMKYLGIK, encoded by the coding sequence ATGAATACGGCCACCATTCCGATCACCGTCGCCCTCGTGGAGGACGATCCGCGGATCCGCCGCAGCCTGACCACCATCCTCGCCCAGGAGGAGGACATCCGCTGCGTAGGGGCATTCCCGAGCGCCGAGGAAGCGCTCATGGAGCTGCCGTCCTTGAAGCCGAAGGTGCTGCTGATGGACGTGAACCTGCCCGGCATGACCGGCGTCGACTGTGTGCGGCAGCTTTCCGGAAAAGTCCCCGGCACCCAGATCCTGATGCTCACGGTGCACGAGGACGCCGATGTGATTTTCAACTCCCTGGCCGCGGGCGCCAGCGGCTACCTGCTGAAACCCCCGCGTGCGTCCGAGCTGATCGCCGCGGTGCGGGACGTCTTCACCGGCGGCGCGCCGATGACCAGCCTGATCGCCCGCAAGGTGGTGCAATCGTTCAATCACCATGCCCCGGCCGCCAACGAAGCCGAGGGCCTTTCACCGCGGGAAACGGAAGTGCTGGACCGCCTCGCGAAAGGATTCGCCTACAAGGAGATCGCCGCCGACCTCGGCATCAGCTACTCGACCGTGCAGACGCACATCGAGCGCATCTACGAGAAGCTCCACGTGCACTCCCGCTCCCACGCGGTGATGAAGTACCTGGGCATCAAGTAG